One Danio aesculapii chromosome 22, fDanAes4.1, whole genome shotgun sequence genomic window carries:
- the LOC130216458 gene encoding uncharacterized protein LOC130216458: protein MVGDSVFLHTDVIEILNYDVIRWKFGPQNALIAEINKLDRSFRTLDGDDGRFRHILQLDQTGSLIIKNTGIKHSGLYEVDISSSKHTIHKTFNVNISGQINAVSVKVGVSVTLHTGLTEVQMSDFTLWMYGDTVIAELYKEARRFYTYDGDDVRFKGMINLDNQTGALTITNTRTIHSGLYDLKISSSRRTVNKRISLTVINSFPSPDVVAGIAVVVLLVAAAAAVCGIYYRFRISILQKQLGEIKSVPIVEGASVTLKTDVTGIRGRDVVLWQFGNKSIFLAQITEGNIENTRNEDICERFKDRLELDGQTGDLTITDTRSTDSGLYKALIITNRRFSSKSFTVSVSGSSASRKNTTEDTGILLTELH, encoded by the exons ATGGTGGGAGATTCGGTCTTTCTACACACTGATGTTATTGAAATACTGAATTACGATGTGATACGATGGAAGTTTGGGCCTCAGAATGCCCTAATAGCTGAAATCAATAAACTCGATAGATCCTTCCGTACGCTGGATGGGGATGATGGGAGATTCCGACACATACTGCAGCTGGATCAGACTGGATCTCTGATCATCAAGAACACTGGGATTAAACACTCTGGATTATATGAGGTTGACATCAGCAGCAGCAAACACACCATACACAAGACATTCAATGTGAACATCAGTG GTCAAATAAACGCAGTTTCAGTGAAGGTAGGGGTTTCGGTCACTCTACACACTGGTCTTACTGAAGTGCAGATGTCTGATTTCACTCTATGGATGTATGGAGACACCGTCATAGCAGAACTCTATAAAGAAGCCCGACGATTCTATACTTATGATGGAGATGATGTGAGATTTAAGGGTATGATAAACTTGGACAATCAGACTGGGGCTCTGACCATCACAAACACCAGGACCATACATTCTGGACTTTATGATCTGAAGATCAGCAGCAGTCGACGCACCGTAAACAAGAGAATCAGTCTTACTGTTATTA ATTCATTTCCGTCTCCGGATGTTGTAGCAGGAATAGCTGTAGTTGTTCTGCTGGTTGCTGCAGCTGCAGCTGTTTGTGGGATTTACTATCGCTTCAGGATCTCGATACTTCAAAAGCAGCTTG GTGAAATTAAGTCAGTGCCAATAGTGGAGGGAGCTTCTGTCACGCTAAAAACTGACGTTACTGGCATCAGGGGGCGTGACGTGGTTCTGTGGCAGTTTGGGAATAAATCCATTTTCTTAGCTCAGATCACTGAAGGAAACATAGAGAACACTAGAAATGAGGATATTTGTGAGAGATTTAAAGACAGGCTGGAGCTGGATGGTCAAACTGGAGATCTGACCATTACAGACACCAGAAGCACAGACTCTGGACTTTATAAAGCACTGATCATTACAAATAGAAGATTCTCCTCAAAGTCATTCACTGTTTCTGTCTCTG GTTCCTCTGCAAGCAGAAAAAATACGACAGAGGACACGGGAATACTTTTAACAGAATTACATTAA